The following is a genomic window from Patescibacteria group bacterium.
ACTTTAAAATTATTCTTTTTTACTTCAAACATTATCTCCGAGCAATGCGCCATCCGATCCTGCTTCCAGCTGATTCTACGCGCCGCCTCGGCCGACATCGCTCTGAAACCGCTTTGCGGGTCAGTCAAATTTACATTAAAAAATACTTTATTAACCGCTTTAGCCAAAGGCATAATAAAATATTTTTTGAAAAAAGGCATGCCTAAGCTGTGCTCGGCGTTAAGAAAGCGCGAACCGAAAACAACTTGCGCTCTGCCGTCTTTAATCGGCGCCGCGATGCGTTCTATATCTTGGCTTAAAAACTGGCCATCGGCGTCAAAATGGACGATTATATCGGCGCCATTGTTTAAGCAATACTTAGTTCCGGTTCTTAAGGCCGCGCCTTGCCCGCGGTTTATTATATGCTTAAGCAAAACCGCGCCGGCCCGCGCGGCTAAATCAGCCGTCCGATCGCTTGAGCCGTCGTCAACAATCACTAGCCTATCAACCAGCGGACGTACCTGGTTAATTATTGTTATTATGTTTTTTTCTTCATTGAACGCCGGAATGACACAAAAAATCTTCATAAATAATTATATTAGCACCTCATGTTTGGGCTAAATTTATAAAATTTTCGTGCGAGGACTGTTTGAGCCCAAGTAATCTTGGGTGAGTTCCGAGAGGAGAAAATTTTATAAATTTAGCCCAAACTATATGTCGTAAATTTTTTTATATTACAGTTTTTAAACCTTTGCTGGCCCGTAAATCATCAATGGTTTTTTTCAGGCCGTTTTCCAAAGTAACAATCGGCATCCAGCCCAGCTCTTCCCGCGCCCTGGTTATGTCAGGCAAGCATAATTCGCTGATAAATAAATTTTTCTCCGCGTAGGTTATTTTGGACTTTGAATCTAAAATTTTTATAATCATTTCACAAATTTTTTCCAATTTCATATCAACGTCCGAACCGATATTAACCGGGCCTAAAATATGGCTATCCATTAATTTTACGCAAGCATCAACGCAATCGCTGATATAGCAAAGCGAACTGGAAAAATTTTTATCGCCCGGAATAACCAGATCTGAATTTTCCAAAGCGCTGTTTATGAAATCCGGAATTAGATTGCCTTCATTTAATTTCATTCTAGGCCCGTAAACGCGGAATAAGCGGATTACCTTTGAATCAATATTATGAACTTGGCGATAATTTTCCACCATGGTTTCAGAGAATCTTTTGCCTTCGTCATACGAACTTCTTTGAGAAAGAAAGTCAACTTTGCCGATTTCGCTTTCTCTGATTCTCTTCTGGCTGTCCAGCCTTGGACCGTAAACCACGGAGGAAGAAAAATGCATAATTTTCGCCTTATAGCGGACCGCTAAATCCAGCATATTCTTTAGGCCGTAAGACGAAGCTAAAATAGTCTGAATTTTATTTTTATCAAAATTCTTAGGCGAAGTCGGGCAAGCTAAATTATAAATTTCCTGGACGCCTTGAAATTCTATTTTAAATTTTTGCAACTCCGATAATTTTTCCAAATCAATCGGTTCGGCAATATCATGCTTTATAAATTCAAAATTAGGGTCGGAAAGCAGATGGTCAATATTCCTTTCGTCGCCGGTGGAAAAATTATCAAGGCAAATTACTTTGTTATTTTCTAAAAGGCGGTCGCATAAATGCGAGCCGATAAAGCCGGCGCCGCCGGCCACTAAAACGTTTTTTTTGTCAAAAATTGCTCTTTTGCTCATATATTTTATTTAATAAATTATATTTTTAAAAAATTACTTATTGATTTTTATACTGCCTACGCTTACTCCGCCGCCGAAACTTTCTTCATAAGCATAAAACGAGCCAACGATTCTGCCATCAGCTTTAAAAACGCGGACATGAGGCGCTCCGCCCGGACCGGCGGCGGTTATAATTTCATCCAAGCCGTCATTATCTACGTCGGCTTTAGCTAAATTCACGCCGCCGCGGAAATTACTGTTAAAGGCGAAAAAATGCGATAATAAATTTCCTTTGCCGTCAAAAAATTTAATATGCGGCCCGCCGTTTTTTTCCGGCGCGGTAATAATATCCGCTCGATTGCCCCTTGAGCCGCTTCTAACGCTGGCGATCGTGACTTTAACGCCGCCGCGGAAAGTTTTAGGGTAGGCCAAAAATTGCCCTTGTAAAATGCCGCCGGCTTTAAAGATTCTAACTTCGGGAATTTTTCCGGCCGCCAAACCGGTCACTATTTCATCTTCGCCGTCGC
Proteins encoded in this region:
- a CDS encoding glycosyltransferase family 2 protein, with the translated sequence MKIFCVIPAFNEEKNIITIINQVRPLVDRLVIVDDGSSDRTADLAARAGAVLLKHIINRGQGAALRTGTKYCLNNGADIIVHFDADGQFLSQDIERIAAPIKDGRAQVVFGSRFLNAEHSLGMPFFKKYFIMPLAKAVNKVFFNVNLTDPQSGFRAMSAEAARRISWKQDRMAHCSEIMFEVKKNNFKVKEIPIKVIYHNFGQSFSGGLKILKDLFIAMLVN
- a CDS encoding NAD-dependent epimerase/dehydratase family protein encodes the protein MSKRAIFDKKNVLVAGGAGFIGSHLCDRLLENNKVICLDNFSTGDERNIDHLLSDPNFEFIKHDIAEPIDLEKLSELQKFKIEFQGVQEIYNLACPTSPKNFDKNKIQTILASSYGLKNMLDLAVRYKAKIMHFSSSVVYGPRLDSQKRIRESEIGKVDFLSQRSSYDEGKRFSETMVENYRQVHNIDSKVIRLFRVYGPRMKLNEGNLIPDFINSALENSDLVIPGDKNFSSSLCYISDCVDACVKLMDSHILGPVNIGSDVDMKLEKICEMIIKILDSKSKITYAEKNLFISELCLPDITRAREELGWMPIVTLENGLKKTIDDLRASKGLKTVI